One genomic segment of Epinephelus fuscoguttatus linkage group LG19, E.fuscoguttatus.final_Chr_v1 includes these proteins:
- the LOC125879790 gene encoding transmembrane emp24 domain-containing protein 1-like isoform X1 — protein sequence MCNIEQSRLKLVKEDYTDSEWRMISVSAELCLLACLILTLDLTLGLGPNKDMEFTFLLSAGSTECFYQTAVRSDSMEVEYQVIAGSGLDVGFALISPSGHRLVSDFRRSDAIHMVDPTEDGDYRLCFDNSFSKLSEKMVFFKVIINSQSSEGRGQDEWVDVAMPESMLEYKLEDIKVRMDSLYEHLEKSRQLLTVLRVLEARDRYLLEDNLWRVSFWSCLNLLVMLAVAAAQVYTLQRLFDNTKRVSP from the exons ATGTGTAACATAGAACAAAGTCGTTTAAAGTTGGTGAAAGAGGATTACACGGACAGCGAGTGGAGGATGATAAGTGTGTCCGCAGAGCTCTGTTTGCTGGCATGTTTGATtctgactttagacttgacttTGGGTCTGGGGCCAAATAAAGACAtggaatttacatttttattgtctGCTGGCAGCACAGAGTGTTTTTACCAAACTGCAGTGAGGAGCGACAGCATGGAGGTTGAATACCAG GTGATAGCCGGGTCTGGTTTGGATGTTGGCTTTGCCCTCATCTCACCCAGCGGACACCGGCTGGTCTCTGACTTCAGGAGATCTGATGCCATTCACAT GGTGGATCCCACAGAGGACGGAGACTACCGCTTGTGTTTCGACAACAGCTTCAGTAAACTCTCAGAGAAGATGGTGTTCTTTAAGGTGATCATTAACAGTCAGAGCAGCGAAGGCAGAGGCCAAGATGAGTGGGTGGACGTGGCCATGCCAGAGAGCATGCTGGAGTACAAACTGGAGGACATCAAG GTGAGGATGGACTCTTTGTACGAGCATCTGGAGAAGAGCCGTCAGCTCCTGACTGTGCTGCGGGTCCTTGAGGCGAGGGACCGCTATCTTCTGGAGGACAACCTGTGGCGGGTGTCCTTCTGGTCCTGCCTCAACCTGCTCGTCATGCTCGCTGTCGCTGCTGCTCAGGTCTACACGCTGCAGCGCCTCTTTGACAACACCAAGCGAGTCTCTCCATAG
- the LOC125879790 gene encoding transmembrane emp24 domain-containing protein 1-like isoform X2, translated as MEVEYQVIAGSGLDVGFALISPSGHRLVSDFRRSDAIHMVDPTEDGDYRLCFDNSFSKLSEKMVFFKVIINSQSSEGRGQDEWVDVAMPESMLEYKLEDIKVRMDSLYEHLEKSRQLLTVLRVLEARDRYLLEDNLWRVSFWSCLNLLVMLAVAAAQVYTLQRLFDNTKRVSP; from the exons ATGGAGGTTGAATACCAG GTGATAGCCGGGTCTGGTTTGGATGTTGGCTTTGCCCTCATCTCACCCAGCGGACACCGGCTGGTCTCTGACTTCAGGAGATCTGATGCCATTCACAT GGTGGATCCCACAGAGGACGGAGACTACCGCTTGTGTTTCGACAACAGCTTCAGTAAACTCTCAGAGAAGATGGTGTTCTTTAAGGTGATCATTAACAGTCAGAGCAGCGAAGGCAGAGGCCAAGATGAGTGGGTGGACGTGGCCATGCCAGAGAGCATGCTGGAGTACAAACTGGAGGACATCAAG GTGAGGATGGACTCTTTGTACGAGCATCTGGAGAAGAGCCGTCAGCTCCTGACTGTGCTGCGGGTCCTTGAGGCGAGGGACCGCTATCTTCTGGAGGACAACCTGTGGCGGGTGTCCTTCTGGTCCTGCCTCAACCTGCTCGTCATGCTCGCTGTCGCTGCTGCTCAGGTCTACACGCTGCAGCGCCTCTTTGACAACACCAAGCGAGTCTCTCCATAG